The following proteins are encoded in a genomic region of Pirellulales bacterium:
- the pheA gene encoding prephenate dehydratase — MAKAKPSKRVAKKQAAAARSAPPAARGPTVASLRVKIDKIDHQLVALMNQRASLAHKIGKVKEANGQAAYDPVRECEVLARVAQHNKGPLSNQCVQAVYREVISGSRALEKTLRVAHLGPVYTYSHLAAIQRFGQSVDYVPVASIGAVFEEVNRGHCDYGLVPIENSTDGRIADTLDNFTRLPVHVCGEVNLAIHHCLLGLCQRSEVQEVYSRPQALSQCRNWLGRHLPQARSVEVTSTTTAAQLAKEKPGAAAIASVQAAVHYGLNLLAENIEDQQGNVTRFAVIGQHPGPRTGKDKTALMFEIQHKSGSLADALNLFKRNKLNLTWIESFPISRPEGGYLFFVEMEGHQHDKRVEKATQLLARRAVRLTVLGSYAKAPPAT; from the coding sequence ATGGCTAAAGCCAAACCATCAAAACGCGTTGCGAAGAAACAGGCCGCTGCGGCACGCAGCGCGCCGCCGGCTGCGCGCGGCCCGACGGTGGCTTCGCTGCGGGTCAAGATCGACAAAATCGATCACCAACTGGTCGCCCTGATGAACCAGCGTGCCAGCTTGGCCCACAAAATCGGCAAGGTAAAAGAAGCCAACGGGCAAGCGGCGTACGATCCGGTTCGCGAATGCGAAGTTTTGGCCCGCGTGGCGCAGCACAACAAGGGCCCGCTGTCGAATCAATGTGTGCAAGCGGTGTATCGAGAAGTGATTAGCGGCAGCCGCGCCCTGGAAAAAACATTGCGCGTGGCCCACTTGGGCCCGGTTTACACCTACAGCCATTTGGCAGCCATCCAGCGGTTTGGGCAAAGTGTCGATTACGTGCCGGTGGCCAGCATCGGCGCGGTGTTTGAAGAAGTGAATCGCGGCCATTGCGATTACGGCCTGGTGCCCATCGAAAACAGCACTGACGGCCGTATTGCCGATACGCTCGACAATTTCACGCGGTTGCCGGTTCACGTTTGCGGCGAAGTGAATTTGGCAATTCATCATTGCCTGCTCGGGCTGTGTCAGCGAAGCGAAGTGCAGGAAGTGTACAGCCGGCCACAGGCTTTGTCGCAGTGCCGCAATTGGTTGGGCCGGCATTTGCCGCAGGCCCGCAGTGTGGAAGTCACCAGCACAACCACCGCCGCTCAATTGGCAAAAGAAAAACCTGGCGCGGCAGCCATCGCCAGCGTGCAAGCGGCCGTGCATTATGGATTGAATTTGCTGGCCGAAAACATCGAAGACCAGCAAGGGAACGTCACCCGCTTTGCCGTCATTGGGCAGCATCCCGGTCCACGCACCGGAAAAGATAAAACGGCCCTAATGTTCGAAATCCAGCACAAATCGGGCTCGCTGGCTGACGCGCTGAATTTGTTTAAGCGCAACAAGCTGAATTTGACGTGGATTGAATCGTTCCCCATTTCCCGTCCCGAAGGGGGCTATTTATTCTTTGTCGAGATGGAAGGGCATCAACACGACAAGCGCGTGGAAAAAGCCACGCAACTTCTGGCCCGACGCGCCGTCCGGCTAACTGTGCTGGGGAGCTACGCCAAAGCCCCGCCGGCGACGTGA